The Phyllopteryx taeniolatus isolate TA_2022b chromosome 7, UOR_Ptae_1.2, whole genome shotgun sequence genome has a segment encoding these proteins:
- the pex11g gene encoding peroxisomal membrane protein 11C isoform X3: MQHSVDCLVEFLESYRGRDKVIRTLCYGSQLVGGILSRKADADASSPNLGKSLLLFSAQLSHCRTVLRLLDDLSMLAYSHSYGFGAKEKDGIVRCISVLANVADQLYYPCEHVAWAADAHLVRVKSDRWWLFGTVLWGTSLLLGILRSLRVMMLLKRKLSKCDEDGSSRCQIHRQMQAELLSILGCMTDLGNAIHWMPHGFLWAGQFPAWLVGLMGTISSLVGLIETKAGDYDEKGRTE, encoded by the exons ATCAGGACGCTCTGCTATGGCTCGCAGCTGGTCGGAGGCATTCTTTCACGCAAGGCAGATGCAGATGCTTCGTCCCCCAACCTTGGAAAAAGTCTGCTTCTGTTTTCTGCTCAGCTAAGCCACTGCAGGACGGTGCTGAGGCTGCTTGATGATCTGTCCATGCTGGCTTATTCCCACAGTTATGGATTTGGAGCTAAG GAGAAAGATGGAATCGTTCGCTGCATATCAGTGCTTGCGAATGTGGCTGACCAGCTCTACTACCCGTGTGAACACGTGGCCTGGGCCGCTGATGCTCACCTCGTTCGAGTGAAGTCTGACAGATGGTGGCTGTTCGGCACGGTGCTGTGGGGAACCTCGCTGCTGCTGGGGATCCTTAG gTCACTCCGTGTTATGATGCTGCTCAAGAGGAAGCTTAGTAAATGTGACGAAGATGGAAGCAG CCGCTGTCAGATCCATAGGCAGATGCAAGCAGAGCTGCTTTCGATCCTCGGATGTATGACAGACCTCGGTAATGCCATCCACTGGATGCCACATGGTTTCCTGTGGGCAGGACAATTCCCTGCATGGCTAGTGGGACTGATGGGTACTATCTCCTCTCTCGTTGGTTTGATCGAAACGAAAGCAGGAGACTATGATGAAAAAGGCCGTACTGAGTAA
- the pex11g gene encoding peroxisomal membrane protein 11C isoform X2 gives MSVCIRQGSVVFGSCRDIHQLLARKNEFLPEQQAWTFSVKQEVPDPQHIHIKEKNDLRSFQREEQLQAPEEADIAKCSSTLVKRECGPPQSQFHHSEKEKKRKVEPVTSILKTETDGNHRSGLELDSHSGPLPQVDEDADSDSSESDVDDKPLKSKRDTNGDPYNTQYKIFCRVCFQRFRLWKHLRKHMGTHVKTHKTQKGEKTFACSFCGKNSSNRKALSLHVRIHAVEKEFSCSDCGRGFTRNQQLTNHMKVHTGEKPFPCSVCGKRFSSKGNFAIHMRTHTGEKPFSCSVCSKRFSSQTGVQIHRQTHTREKHFFCSVCAEGFTRIGNLQRHMRTHTGERPFVCAVCDSKFVQKEHLVAHVSRIHAGGKSLSCGVCYKRFSHQQEADKHECTGENSSSK, from the exons ATGTCAGTATGCATCAGACAGGGCAGCGTCGTGTTTGGATCTTGTCGCG ACATCCATCAGCTGCTGGCTCgcaaaaatgagtttcttccTGAACAGCAGGCATGGACCTTCAGTGTAAAGCAGGAGGTGCCAGACCCCCAACACATTCACATTAAAGAAAAGAACGACCTCCGTTCCTTTCAAAGGGAAGAGCAGCTTCAAGCACCGGAGGAAGCTGATATTGCAAAGTGCTCCTCAACTCTTGTGAAGCGGGAATGTGGACCTCCACAATCACAGTTTCATCacagtgaaaaagaaaagaaaagaaaggtggAACCTGTAACCAGTATCTTAAAAACTGAAACTGATGGAAACCACAGGAGTGGATTAGAGTTAGACAGCCACTCGGGTCCACTTCCGCAAGTAGATGAAGACGCAGACTCGGACTCTTCTGAGAGTGATGTCGACGACAAACCTTTGAAGAGCAAAAGAGACACTAACGGTGACCCTTACAACACACAGTACAAAATTTTCTGTCGCGTTTGCTTTCAAAGATTCAGATTATGGAAACATTTGAGAAAACATATGGGGACGCatgtgaaaacacacaaaacacaaaaaggggaaaaaacatttgcctGCTCATTTTGTGGTAAAAATTCCTCAAATAGGAAAGCACTCTCACTGCATGTGAGAATACATGCTGTAGAAAAGGAATTTTCCTGTTCAGATTGTGGTAGAGGTTTCACTCGTAATCAGCAATTGACCAACCACATGAAAGtccacactggagaaaaaccttttccctgctcagtttgtggaaaAAGATTTTCATCCAAGGGCAACTTTGCAatacacatgagaacacacactggagaaaaaccgtTTTCATGTTCTGTTTGCAGTAAAAGATTTTCATCTCAGACTGGTGTACAAATACATAGGCAAACACACACTAGagagaaacactttttttgctcAGTTTGTGCGGAAGGTTTCACTCGAATAGGCAATTTACAGAGACatatgagaacacacactggagaaagaCCCTTTGTCTGCGCAGTTTGTGATTCAAAATTTgttcaaaaagaacatttggtGGCACATGTAAGCAGAATACACGCTGGTGGGAAATCGCTCAGCTGTGGCGTGTGTTACAAAAGATTCTCTCATCAGCAAGAAGCTGACAAGCACGAATGTACTGGTGAGAACAGCAGCAGTAAATAA
- the pex11g gene encoding peroxisomal membrane protein 11C isoform X1, with product MEVTKWDSEPQYSQLHHDQNIHQLLARKNEFLPEQQAWTFSVKQEVPDPQHIHIKEKNDLRSFQREEQLQAPEEADIAKCSSTLVKRECGPPQSQFHHSEKEKKRKVEPVTSILKTETDGNHRSGLELDSHSGPLPQVDEDADSDSSESDVDDKPLKSKRDTNGDPYNTQYKIFCRVCFQRFRLWKHLRKHMGTHVKTHKTQKGEKTFACSFCGKNSSNRKALSLHVRIHAVEKEFSCSDCGRGFTRNQQLTNHMKVHTGEKPFPCSVCGKRFSSKGNFAIHMRTHTGEKPFSCSVCSKRFSSQTGVQIHRQTHTREKHFFCSVCAEGFTRIGNLQRHMRTHTGERPFVCAVCDSKFVQKEHLVAHVSRIHAGGKSLSCGVCYKRFSHQQEADKHECTGENSSSK from the exons ATGGAGGTCACAAAGTGGGACAGTGAACCTCAGTATTCGCAGCTTCATCATGATCAAA ACATCCATCAGCTGCTGGCTCgcaaaaatgagtttcttccTGAACAGCAGGCATGGACCTTCAGTGTAAAGCAGGAGGTGCCAGACCCCCAACACATTCACATTAAAGAAAAGAACGACCTCCGTTCCTTTCAAAGGGAAGAGCAGCTTCAAGCACCGGAGGAAGCTGATATTGCAAAGTGCTCCTCAACTCTTGTGAAGCGGGAATGTGGACCTCCACAATCACAGTTTCATCacagtgaaaaagaaaagaaaagaaaggtggAACCTGTAACCAGTATCTTAAAAACTGAAACTGATGGAAACCACAGGAGTGGATTAGAGTTAGACAGCCACTCGGGTCCACTTCCGCAAGTAGATGAAGACGCAGACTCGGACTCTTCTGAGAGTGATGTCGACGACAAACCTTTGAAGAGCAAAAGAGACACTAACGGTGACCCTTACAACACACAGTACAAAATTTTCTGTCGCGTTTGCTTTCAAAGATTCAGATTATGGAAACATTTGAGAAAACATATGGGGACGCatgtgaaaacacacaaaacacaaaaaggggaaaaaacatttgcctGCTCATTTTGTGGTAAAAATTCCTCAAATAGGAAAGCACTCTCACTGCATGTGAGAATACATGCTGTAGAAAAGGAATTTTCCTGTTCAGATTGTGGTAGAGGTTTCACTCGTAATCAGCAATTGACCAACCACATGAAAGtccacactggagaaaaaccttttccctgctcagtttgtggaaaAAGATTTTCATCCAAGGGCAACTTTGCAatacacatgagaacacacactggagaaaaaccgtTTTCATGTTCTGTTTGCAGTAAAAGATTTTCATCTCAGACTGGTGTACAAATACATAGGCAAACACACACTAGagagaaacactttttttgctcAGTTTGTGCGGAAGGTTTCACTCGAATAGGCAATTTACAGAGACatatgagaacacacactggagaaagaCCCTTTGTCTGCGCAGTTTGTGATTCAAAATTTgttcaaaaagaacatttggtGGCACATGTAAGCAGAATACACGCTGGTGGGAAATCGCTCAGCTGTGGCGTGTGTTACAAAAGATTCTCTCATCAGCAAGAAGCTGACAAGCACGAATGTACTGGTGAGAACAGCAGCAGTAAATAA
- the si:ch73-40i7.5 gene encoding amyloid-beta A4 precursor protein-binding family A member 3, translating into MNTKKVRESNYQAPCKMDADHGTLDVSPPAPSDIQSLTSIDGASDVVELDSRMVALDPYNMIEPPPLDWNSNSSTEAGSTEELNDASFLSPPGSGDLDVNGTVASPDVHQQEREAKNTELKKESEVEEDEDNHELTTYDNDADVEDEEANKIQGDEDHTRIQTLLCQLQMMGKEAHPHPRTPPCSDEHPHSGLCDLEACSSLSTLSEDSTEATGLLFSESHQRDVLGLLQCTDISATPHPSCHRLTGEMDSVVSVSYTREDAQSFWGLYGNGQQQQYREDCVKLLPDSGGPEPVWVKLEEEAPGEEAAAESEQNADDYPSYKDVPGPCDPEDLLDGVIFGAKYLGSTQLKSEKNPSTNARMAQAQEAVDRIKAPEGETQPMTEVDLFVSTQRIKVLAAVTQEAMMDHSLQMISYIADIGDIVVLMARRKRKGHETASSSSSPPSSSKPQKYLMICHVFSSVDAQIIAQAIGQAFGVAYQQFLQASGIKASDLRPGEYSDYLESQELYNGDLAHFSDSQNIREVAITKAPGEILGLAVVESGWGSIVPTVMVANLLHGGPAERCGELSIGDRIMSVNGTSMVGLPITTCQNIIQDLKSQKYVKLSIVHCPPVTMAIIRRPDPKYQLGFSVEDGIICSLMRGGIAERGGIRVGHRIIEINGQSVVATPHDKIIQILTNAVGEIHLKTMPSSTYRLLTGQEQPVFL; encoded by the exons ATGAACACAAAGAAAGTCCGAGAGTCGAATTATCAG GCTCCGTGTAAAATGGACGCTGATCACGGCACTCTGGATGTGTCACCCCCTGCACCCTCAGACATCCAGAGCTTGACCTCTATTGATGGAGCGTCTGATGTTGTGGAGCTCGATTCCCGGATGGTGGCGTTGGATCCGTACAACATGATAGAGCCTCCTCCATTAGACTGGAATTCCAATTCCTCCACTGAAGCAGGCTCAACAGAAGAACTGAATGACGCCAGCTTCCTCTCTCCTCCTGGCTCAGGTGACCTAGACGTGAACGGCACCGTGGCTTCGCCTGACGTGCACCAGCAGGAGCGTGAGGCAAAAAACACAGAGTTGAAAAAGGAGAGTGAagtggaggaagatgaagatAACCATGAGCTGACAACATATGATAATGATGCAGATGTGGAGGATGAGGAAGCTAACAAAATCCAAGGCGATGAAGACCACACCCGTATCCAAACCTTGCTCTGCCAACTTCAAATGATGGGGAAAGAAGCTCATCCTCACCCCAGAACACCACCCTGCTCAGATGAGCATCCACACTCGGGGCTCTGTGATCTTGAGGCATGTTCTTCATTATCAACCTTATCGGAAGACAGCACTGAAGCCACTGGGTTGTTGTTTTCTGAAAGCCACCAGAGAGATGTGTTGGGACTTCTGCAGTGCACAGACATCAGCGCTACACCCCATCCCAGTTGCCACCGCCTCACAGGGGAAATGGATTCTGTAGTGTCCGTTTCCTACACCCGGGAAGATGCCCAGAGTTTCTGGGGGCTGTATGGAAATGGTCAACAGCAGCAATACAGGGAAGACTGTGTCAAATTGCTGCCAGACAGTGGCGGTCCTGAGCCGGTGTGGGTGAAACTGGAGGAGGAGGCTCCAGGGGAAGAAGCTGCTGCAGAGAGCGAGCAG AATGCTGATGATTATCCTTCATACAAAGATG TACCTGGTCCATGTGACCCTGAAGACCTCTTAGATGGAGTCATATTTGGTGCCAAGTACCTGGGCTCCACGCAGCTCAAATCTGAGAAGAACCCATCTACTAATGCCCGTATGGCACAGGCTCAGGAGGCGGTGGACCGTATTAAG GCTCCGGAAGGGGAAACCCAGCCAATGACTGAGGTGGATCTGTTTGTTTCCACTCAGAGGATCAAAGTTCTCGCTGCTGTTACACag GAGGCCATGATGGATCACTCTTTGCAGATGATTTCTTACATCGCAGATATTGGTGATATCGTGGTCCTGATGGCACGCAGGAAGCGTAAAGGCCATGAAACTGCCTCGTCCTCAtcctcccccccctcctcctccaaaCCTCAGAAGTACTTAATGATCTGCCACGTCTTCTCTTCTGTGGAT GCTCAGATCATAGCTCAGGCTATTGGCCAGGCATTCGGAGTGGCCTACCAGCAGTTCCTTCAAGCCAGTGGAATCAAGGCCAGCGATCTGCGGCCTGGCGAGTACAGCGACTACCTGGAAAGTCAGGAGCTCTACAATGGAGACCTGGCCCACTTCTCTGACTCCCAGAACATCAGAGAG GTTGCAATCACCAAGGCTCCAGGGGAAATTTTGGGTTTGGCAGTGGTGGAATCAGGCTGGGGTTCTATCGTTCCCACAGTGATGGTGGCCAACCTCCTTCATGGAGGTCCTGCTGAGCGCTGTGGCGAGCTCAGTATCGGTGATCGCATCATGTCCGTCAATGGCACCAGCATGGTGGGCCTGCCCATCACTACCTGCCAAAATATAATCCAG gaCTTGAAAAGCCAGAAGTATGTTAAGCTCAGCATTGTCCACTGCCCTCCTGTCACCATGGCCATTATCAGGAGACCAGATCCCAAGTATCAGCTAGGCTTCAGTGTGGAGGACGGCATT ATCTGCAGTCTAATGCGAGGTGGTATAGCAGAAAGAGGAGGCATCCGAGTTGGACACCGCATCATTGAAATCAATGGACAGAGCGTTGTCGCCACACCACACGATAAGATCATTCAGATCCTTACTAATGCAGTAGGAGAG ATTCACTTGAAGACCATGCCGTCCTCAACATATCGGCTCCTAACTGGACAAGAGCAGCCAGTGTTTCtttga